A genome region from Blautia coccoides includes the following:
- a CDS encoding ABC transporter substrate-binding protein, with the protein MKNRLLAAAVLAGCALLMTGCGEKGKNHLEIFSTKMENQAILQSFIDDYTQEHPGVTIEFNSPPDASTVLRTKLTKNRVPDIIFMGGDMTFRDMSEAEILMDLSDMEEAGRIKEAYKEQVYNLNPDQEEKLFGLPYATNAEGIIYNVDIFNEQGLEIPKTWDELMDVCGKLESAGIQPFYFTLKDSWTGGPLWIPMTYDLAGMDFFLDRREGKTTFLGTHEEAAEKILTLTQYGQKDLLGKGYDDGNIDFANGKAAMMFQGNWAIPNIQKANPDVNLDMFALPVTNDESKNAIISGIDVMPTIYKDTKEEELAKDFISFIFQDEKVKAYIEDQFAFPSVDTVVQDNASVAGVAEKFADDNIGDFADHYYPTGFDFTVTLQTFVGSRGDVEEFLKKLDKEYDKYNSF; encoded by the coding sequence ATGAAAAACAGATTGTTAGCCGCTGCAGTTCTTGCGGGCTGTGCTCTGCTGATGACAGGCTGCGGGGAAAAAGGAAAGAACCATCTGGAAATTTTCTCTACCAAGATGGAGAATCAGGCAATTCTGCAGTCCTTTATTGATGATTATACACAGGAGCACCCGGGGGTGACCATTGAATTTAACTCTCCGCCGGATGCGTCTACGGTTCTTCGGACTAAGCTTACCAAAAACCGTGTTCCGGATATTATTTTTATGGGAGGAGATATGACCTTCCGTGACATGTCCGAGGCGGAGATCCTTATGGATCTAAGTGATATGGAAGAGGCCGGCAGGATCAAGGAGGCATATAAAGAGCAGGTGTACAACCTGAATCCTGACCAGGAGGAAAAGCTTTTCGGTCTGCCATATGCCACCAACGCGGAAGGTATTATTTACAATGTGGATATTTTTAATGAACAGGGCCTGGAAATCCCCAAGACCTGGGATGAGCTGATGGATGTGTGCGGAAAGCTTGAGAGTGCGGGGATACAGCCGTTCTATTTTACTTTGAAGGATTCCTGGACAGGCGGCCCCCTGTGGATCCCTATGACATATGACCTGGCCGGAATGGATTTTTTCCTGGATAGGAGAGAGGGAAAGACAACTTTTCTGGGAACCCATGAGGAGGCGGCCGAGAAGATTCTGACACTTACCCAGTACGGGCAGAAGGATCTTCTGGGAAAAGGATATGACGACGGAAATATTGATTTTGCCAACGGCAAGGCAGCTATGATGTTCCAGGGAAACTGGGCGATCCCCAATATCCAGAAAGCCAATCCTGACGTAAACCTTGATATGTTTGCCCTTCCAGTCACAAATGATGAGAGCAAAAATGCCATTATCTCCGGTATTGATGTGATGCCGACCATATACAAAGATACCAAGGAGGAGGAACTGGCAAAAGATTTTATCAGCTTTATCTTTCAGGACGAAAAGGTTAAGGCATATATAGAAGACCAGTTTGCTTTTCCGTCTGTGGACACTGTCGTGCAGGACAATGCCAGTGTGGCAGGTGTTGCGGAGAAGTTTGCCGATGATAATATCGGAGATTTCGCGGACCATTATTACCCCACAGGTTTTGATTTCACTGTGACGCTGCAGACTTTTGTGGGCAGCAGGGGAGATGTGGAAGAGTTTTTGAAGAAACTGGATAAAGAATACGACAAATACAACAGTTTTTAG
- a CDS encoding CvpA family protein: MNWLNIVVLAVFVLCIMNGIRRGFIRTVAAMFSILVSMVLVYFLNPYVVDFVEEKTPIYDTIEEKCSASIAAGLEGELGEQDQTAFIEELPLPESMKSMLKESGKSYGNSLAEVFAGYLSSSIAHMIVNSLSFLVTFFVVSLILRFAVAALDSIFSLPVLSLLNRTAGAAAGCVQGLLIVWVFFLVVTLFWSTDWGRAAVEMAKENPITKWLYDSNLLLKFVSGFLKI, from the coding sequence ATGAATTGGCTTAATATTGTTGTACTTGCTGTATTTGTATTATGTATTATGAATGGAATACGCAGAGGGTTTATCAGGACAGTCGCAGCTATGTTTTCCATTCTTGTGAGCATGGTGCTTGTCTATTTTCTGAACCCTTATGTGGTGGATTTTGTGGAGGAGAAAACACCGATCTATGATACGATCGAGGAAAAGTGCAGTGCATCCATAGCAGCAGGTCTGGAAGGAGAGCTTGGAGAACAGGATCAGACAGCCTTCATCGAAGAGCTTCCTCTGCCGGAAAGTATGAAAAGCATGCTGAAGGAAAGCGGGAAATCCTATGGGAATTCTCTGGCAGAGGTTTTTGCAGGGTATCTGTCCTCATCCATTGCCCATATGATCGTCAACAGCTTGTCTTTTCTGGTCACATTTTTTGTGGTGTCTCTGATCCTGCGGTTTGCCGTGGCGGCTCTTGACAGCATCTTCAGTCTGCCGGTGCTCAGCCTGCTGAACCGCACGGCGGGAGCGGCGGCAGGCTGTGTGCAGGGGCTTCTCATTGTCTGGGTGTTTTTTCTGGTGGTCACCCTGTTCTGGAGTACGGATTGGGGAAGGGCTGCTGTGGAGATGGCAAAAGAGAACCCTATTACAAAGTGGCTCTATGATTCCAACCTGCTCCTCAAATTCGTATCAGGATTTTTGAAAATATAG
- a CDS encoding transketolase family protein, whose protein sequence is MSEVKKIATRESYGNALVELGKKYDNLVVLDADLAGATKTGTFQKAFPERHIDCGIAECDMMGIAAGMSTTGKVPFASTFAMFAAGRAYEQVRNSIGYPHLNVKIGATHAGISVGEDGATHQCNEDMALMRTIPGMVILNPSDDVEAKAAVEAAYQHEGPVYLRFGRLAVPVINDKPDYKFEIGKGIVLREGKDVTIFATGLCVSETLAAAEKLAADGIDAKVVNIHTIKPLDEELVVKAAQETGKVVTVEEHSVIGGLGGAIAEVLSEKAPTKMLRIGINDVFGESGPAVKLLEKYGIDANGIYAKVKAFV, encoded by the coding sequence ATGTCAGAAGTAAAGAAGATCGCAACCAGAGAAAGCTATGGAAACGCATTAGTAGAGTTAGGCAAAAAATACGACAACCTGGTAGTCCTGGACGCCGACCTGGCAGGTGCTACAAAAACCGGTACATTCCAGAAGGCATTTCCGGAGCGTCATATTGACTGCGGTATTGCGGAATGTGATATGATGGGTATTGCAGCAGGTATGTCAACTACCGGAAAAGTTCCCTTTGCCAGCACATTTGCCATGTTCGCGGCAGGACGTGCTTATGAGCAGGTGCGCAATTCCATCGGATATCCGCATCTGAATGTGAAGATCGGCGCTACCCATGCAGGTATCTCCGTAGGTGAAGACGGCGCGACACATCAGTGCAACGAGGACATGGCTCTGATGCGTACGATCCCGGGAATGGTTATCTTAAATCCCTCCGATGATGTTGAGGCAAAAGCTGCGGTTGAGGCTGCATATCAGCATGAAGGTCCTGTTTATCTGAGATTCGGACGTCTGGCTGTTCCGGTTATCAATGACAAGCCGGATTATAAATTTGAAATCGGAAAAGGTATCGTTTTGAGAGAAGGAAAAGATGTGACTATTTTTGCTACAGGTCTCTGTGTAAGTGAGACTTTGGCTGCCGCTGAGAAACTGGCTGCAGACGGAATTGACGCAAAAGTGGTAAACATCCATACGATCAAACCTCTGGATGAGGAATTGGTTGTGAAAGCAGCACAGGAGACTGGCAAAGTGGTTACTGTGGAAGAGCACTCTGTGATCGGAGGACTGGGTGGAGCTATTGCCGAGGTTCTGAGCGAGAAGGCACCCACAAAAATGCTGAGGATCGGTATCAATGATGTATTCGGTGAGTCCGGCCCTGCAGTAAAGCTGCTGGAGAAATACGGCATTGATGCAAACGGTATCTATGCGAAAGTAAAAGCGTTTGTGTAA
- a CDS encoding LacI family DNA-binding transcriptional regulator: MIRIKDIAKEAGVSPTTVSNVIHGNTKKVSKANIDKIQKILEKNQYIPSMSALMLAENRSRLIGVLIGEREGKRRSIASDPFTSVILNSLELEIYRQNYYMLFHLANSQEESWKLAATWKVEGLITLGLSSEENLELSEKCQIPLVSIDNYYGEKKVANIGLQDFEGGYAMGKFLAEQGHKNILFLADNDVGVDHERWLGVQRAVGEFGEKGAAAGRRIMPENREMRKEWLEDSLEDLKSCDALFFASDFYALEAIHFLQDKGVDIPGDVSVAGFDDSPYAEICRPEITTVRQNIMKKGQEAVKRLTSLIQGEEFRGQERLPVEVVIRDSVKQKSL; this comes from the coding sequence ATGATCAGGATAAAGGATATTGCAAAGGAGGCTGGGGTGAGTCCAACCACAGTCTCCAATGTTATTCATGGAAATACAAAAAAGGTCTCCAAGGCCAATATTGATAAGATCCAGAAGATTCTGGAAAAAAACCAGTACATTCCCAGTATGAGCGCTCTGATGCTGGCTGAGAACCGTTCCAGATTGATCGGTGTGCTGATCGGAGAGAGGGAGGGGAAACGAAGAAGCATTGCCTCTGACCCTTTTACAAGCGTAATACTGAATTCTCTGGAGCTGGAGATCTACAGACAGAATTATTATATGCTTTTTCATCTGGCCAATTCGCAGGAAGAAAGCTGGAAGCTGGCCGCCACTTGGAAGGTGGAGGGGTTGATCACCCTGGGTCTGTCCTCAGAGGAGAACCTGGAACTGAGTGAGAAGTGCCAGATTCCCCTGGTGAGTATTGACAACTATTACGGGGAGAAGAAGGTGGCCAACATAGGCCTGCAGGATTTTGAGGGCGGCTATGCCATGGGAAAATTTCTGGCAGAGCAGGGACATAAGAATATTCTGTTTCTTGCGGATAATGATGTGGGCGTGGACCATGAGCGCTGGCTGGGGGTGCAGAGAGCTGTGGGGGAATTTGGAGAGAAGGGAGCGGCAGCCGGACGCAGGATCATGCCGGAGAACAGGGAAATGCGGAAGGAATGGCTGGAGGACAGTCTGGAGGATTTAAAAAGTTGCGACGCGCTCTTTTTTGCATCGGACTTCTATGCGTTGGAAGCCATTCATTTTCTTCAGGACAAAGGTGTGGATATTCCGGGGGATGTGTCTGTGGCAGGATTTGATGACAGCCCCTATGCGGAGATATGTAGACCGGAGATCACCACAGTCCGCCAGAATATCATGAAAAAAGGCCAGGAGGCTGTGAAGCGGCTGACCAGCCTGATCCAGGGAGAAGAATTCCGGGGACAGGAGAGGCTTCCCGTAGAGGTAGTGATCAGAGATTCTGTGAAACAAAAGTCCTTATAG
- a CDS encoding LysM peptidoglycan-binding domain-containing protein: MIEIVYEKEKQKPEGNEGFFRIPNNIRQIGEVNETQKIYIEDYAYTYLCRISSGNSSKGKAAILLGQANWKEGVSYLFVKSAVVLPDMEITEEHLSFTREIWNHVYEKNKEYFPDQEIVGWYLSIPGCSMELHEVICRTHLDHFGGNDKVLMVMEPLEKEEAFYRYDDGELSRQPGFYIYYEKNEPMQNFLVAQNDKAETKSEQVSDQAVKTFRKKVETKSEGKKQTKNIPVFRTASVCMMVAVLAVGVLYLNDYQKLKKTETVISKLDDKNSGKELVETKPVNGLVSENQKEENQDGADKDAAGTDAENSGADTGAADPASGAEDNTSGDRKDTDEQKDNAEVQGDDAAEKNTDGSSKDASGTDAKTDSQSDGKDSKSSKDSKDSADSGKAQNDSDDTDSGQTAGSAHQSYTIHEGDTITSISMRYYGNSSKIKEICALNGLSPEDFIFPGQKILLP, translated from the coding sequence ATGATAGAAATAGTCTACGAAAAAGAAAAACAAAAGCCTGAGGGAAATGAAGGATTCTTCCGCATTCCCAACAACATACGCCAGATAGGAGAAGTCAACGAAACACAAAAAATCTATATAGAAGATTATGCGTACACTTACCTTTGTAGAATCTCTTCCGGAAATTCTTCAAAAGGAAAAGCAGCGATTCTTCTGGGACAGGCCAACTGGAAAGAAGGCGTTTCCTACCTTTTTGTGAAAAGTGCCGTTGTGCTCCCTGACATGGAAATTACTGAAGAACACCTTTCCTTTACCAGGGAAATATGGAATCACGTGTATGAGAAGAACAAGGAATATTTTCCGGATCAGGAAATTGTGGGATGGTACCTGTCCATTCCCGGATGCTCCATGGAGCTGCACGAGGTTATCTGCCGGACCCATTTGGATCATTTCGGCGGCAATGACAAGGTGCTCATGGTGATGGAACCCCTTGAAAAAGAAGAAGCGTTTTACCGATATGATGACGGAGAATTGTCAAGACAGCCGGGTTTTTATATTTACTATGAAAAAAATGAACCTATGCAGAACTTTCTGGTGGCCCAGAATGACAAGGCTGAGACGAAAAGCGAGCAGGTCAGTGACCAGGCAGTGAAGACATTCCGGAAAAAAGTGGAGACAAAGTCTGAAGGGAAGAAACAGACGAAAAATATCCCTGTGTTCCGCACTGCCAGCGTATGTATGATGGTGGCTGTGCTGGCTGTGGGCGTCCTGTATCTCAATGATTATCAAAAACTGAAAAAGACAGAGACGGTCATCTCCAAGCTGGACGATAAAAACAGCGGCAAGGAACTGGTTGAGACAAAACCGGTCAACGGCCTGGTTTCTGAGAATCAGAAAGAGGAGAATCAGGATGGGGCAGATAAAGATGCGGCAGGGACAGACGCTGAAAACAGCGGCGCTGATACCGGTGCGGCAGATCCTGCCTCCGGCGCAGAGGACAACACTTCCGGAGACAGGAAGGATACAGATGAGCAAAAGGACAATGCGGAAGTTCAGGGTGACGATGCGGCAGAGAAAAATACAGACGGCAGCAGTAAGGATGCATCAGGAACAGATGCAAAAACAGACAGCCAGTCCGACGGCAAAGACAGCAAGAGCAGTAAAGACAGCAAGGACAGTGCAGACAGCGGGAAAGCGCAGAATGACAGTGATGACACGGATTCCGGCCAGACTGCAGGTTCCGCACACCAGTCCTATACCATTCACGAGGGCGACACTATAACCAGTATCAGTATGAGATACTATGGCAACAGCTCTAAAATCAAAGAAATCTGTGCCTTGAACGGCCTGTCTCCGGAAGATTTTATTTTCCCAGGACAAAAAATTTTACTCCCGTAG
- the fsa gene encoding fructose-6-phosphate aldolase translates to MRFFIDTANVEDIRKANDMGIICGVTTNPSLIAKEGRDFNEVIKEITSIVDGPISGEVKATTTDAEGMIKEGREIAAIHPNMIVKIPMTTEGLKAVKVLNAEGIKTNVTLVFTSNQALLAARAGATYVSPFLGRLDDISVCGTDLISEIVEIFQVAGIDTEIIAASVRHPMHVTECALAGADIATVPYKVLEQMTKHPLTDQGIEKFQKDYIAVFGE, encoded by the coding sequence ATGAGATTTTTTATCGACACTGCAAATGTAGAAGACATCCGTAAGGCAAATGACATGGGGATCATCTGTGGAGTGACCACAAATCCATCCCTGATCGCGAAAGAAGGACGTGACTTTAACGAGGTTATCAAAGAGATCACATCTATCGTAGACGGACCCATCAGCGGTGAGGTAAAAGCCACCACAACAGACGCGGAAGGCATGATCAAAGAGGGCCGCGAGATCGCAGCTATCCATCCGAATATGATCGTTAAGATTCCTATGACAACAGAGGGATTAAAGGCGGTCAAAGTTCTGAATGCAGAGGGCATCAAAACCAACGTTACATTAGTGTTTACTTCTAACCAGGCGCTTCTGGCAGCAAGAGCAGGCGCAACTTATGTTTCCCCGTTCCTGGGCAGACTGGATGATATCTCCGTATGCGGAACTGATCTGATCAGTGAGATCGTAGAGATTTTCCAGGTTGCAGGTATTGATACAGAGATCATCGCAGCGAGTGTACGTCATCCGATGCATGTGACAGAGTGTGCTCTGGCAGGTGCTGACATCGCTACTGTACCTTACAAGGTTCTGGAGCAGATGACAAAACATCCTCTGACAGATCAGGGTATCGAGAAATTCCAGAAAGACTATATTGCAGTTTTCGGCGAATAA
- a CDS encoding transketolase: MNKLELQKTANEVRKGIVTAVHSAKAGHPGGSLSAADLFTYLYFQEMNIDPKEPKKADRDRFVLSKGHTAPGLYSTLAQRGYFPVEDLKTLRHLGSYLQGHPDMKHIPGVDMSSGSLGQGISAAVGMALSAKMDGADYRVYTLLGDGEIQEGQVWEASMFAGFRKLDNLVVIVDNNGLQIDGSIEDVCSPYPIDKKFEAFNFHVINVADGNDIDQLEAAFKEARETKGMPTAIIMKTVKGKGVSFMENSAGWHGKAPNDAEYEIAMADLEKAGEALCQK; this comes from the coding sequence ATGAACAAGTTAGAACTTCAGAAGACAGCCAACGAAGTCCGCAAAGGCATCGTGACTGCTGTCCATTCCGCAAAAGCCGGACATCCGGGCGGATCATTATCAGCAGCAGATTTATTTACTTATCTGTATTTTCAGGAAATGAATATAGATCCCAAAGAGCCTAAGAAAGCAGACCGTGACCGTTTTGTTCTTTCTAAGGGCCACACAGCACCTGGTCTTTATTCCACACTGGCACAGAGAGGCTATTTCCCGGTGGAGGACTTGAAGACGCTGCGTCATCTCGGCTCTTATCTGCAGGGACATCCGGATATGAAACATATCCCGGGTGTTGATATGTCCAGCGGATCCCTGGGACAGGGTATCTCTGCGGCAGTAGGTATGGCATTGTCTGCCAAGATGGATGGTGCAGACTATCGTGTCTATACACTTCTGGGAGACGGTGAGATCCAGGAAGGCCAGGTTTGGGAGGCATCTATGTTTGCCGGCTTTAGAAAATTGGACAACCTGGTAGTGATTGTGGACAACAACGGACTTCAGATTGACGGAAGCATAGAAGATGTTTGTTCTCCGTACCCGATTGACAAAAAATTTGAAGCCTTCAACTTCCACGTGATCAATGTTGCAGACGGCAATGACATTGACCAGCTTGAGGCAGCTTTCAAAGAGGCCAGAGAGACAAAGGGAATGCCCACTGCGATCATTATGAAGACAGTGAAGGGAAAAGGTGTTTCCTTTATGGAGAATTCTGCCGGATGGCATGGAAAAGCTCCGAATGATGCAGAATATGAAATCGCTATGGCGGATTTGGAAAAGGCAGGTGAAGCATTATGTCAGAAGTAA
- the recR gene encoding recombination mediator RecR codes for MEYYSSHINKLIEQLSRLPGIGAKSAQRLAFHILNMPKDQVEELSASIVNAKANVQYCKNCYTLTDQEICPICNNPRRDRKVIMVVENTRDLAAYEKTGKFEGVYHVLHGAISPMLGIGPDDIKLKELMQRLSKDDIEEVIIATNSSLEGETTAMYISKLVKPTGIRVSRIASGVPVGGDLEYIDEVTLLRALEGRVEL; via the coding sequence TTGGAATACTACAGCAGTCATATCAACAAATTAATTGAGCAGCTTTCCCGTCTGCCGGGCATTGGGGCTAAATCAGCCCAGCGCCTGGCATTCCACATTCTGAACATGCCCAAAGACCAGGTAGAAGAGCTTTCTGCCTCTATTGTGAATGCCAAGGCAAACGTACAGTATTGTAAGAACTGTTATACCCTGACAGACCAGGAGATCTGCCCAATCTGTAATAACCCCAGAAGAGACAGGAAAGTCATTATGGTGGTGGAAAATACCAGGGATCTGGCGGCATATGAGAAGACCGGTAAATTTGAAGGGGTGTATCATGTGCTGCATGGTGCCATTTCTCCTATGCTGGGGATCGGTCCCGATGACATTAAGTTAAAGGAACTGATGCAGCGCCTTTCAAAGGACGACATTGAGGAGGTGATCATTGCCACCAATTCCAGTCTGGAGGGTGAGACTACAGCTATGTATATCAGCAAGCTTGTGAAGCCTACAGGCATTAGGGTGAGCCGTATCGCCAGTGGTGTTCCGGTGGGCGGTGACCTGGAATATATTGATGAGGTAACCCTTCTTCGGGCACTGGAGGGAAGGGTAGAACTATAG
- a CDS encoding HD domain-containing protein produces MSTVKDEGNEEFYECIKDLVHHPYVLRMKEYPHHCETNCYQHCLNVAYYNFRICKFFGLDARSAARAGMLHDLFLYDWRGHRKKTGDPVHAMTHPHAALHNAKKYFQLNKLEEEIILKHMFPVTPVPPMHREAWIITLTDKYCGTCEIGRYYYHAWFPRGIYYMAKQLMKRVFGEDYRYQDYQLPFGLAAADSADSEVNFVRLRRRSSSGWKKARRDGRRVPKY; encoded by the coding sequence GTGAGTACAGTTAAGGATGAAGGGAATGAGGAGTTTTATGAGTGTATAAAGGATCTGGTCCATCATCCTTATGTGCTCAGGATGAAGGAGTATCCCCATCACTGTGAGACAAACTGCTACCAGCATTGTCTGAATGTGGCCTATTATAATTTCCGTATCTGCAAATTCTTTGGTCTGGACGCCAGATCAGCGGCAAGGGCTGGGATGCTGCACGATCTGTTTCTCTATGACTGGAGAGGACACAGGAAAAAGACAGGTGATCCGGTACATGCCATGACCCATCCGCATGCTGCGCTGCACAATGCAAAAAAATACTTCCAGCTCAATAAGCTGGAAGAAGAAATTATTTTAAAGCACATGTTTCCGGTAACTCCGGTTCCGCCCATGCACAGAGAGGCATGGATCATTACCCTGACGGATAAATATTGCGGAACCTGTGAGATTGGCAGGTATTACTACCATGCCTGGTTCCCAAGGGGTATTTATTATATGGCAAAGCAACTGATGAAAAGAGTCTTCGGCGAGGATTACCGTTACCAGGATTATCAGCTCCCCTTTGGTTTGGCAGCCGCGGATTCCGCAGACAGTGAGGTCAATTTCGTCAGGCTGCGCCGGCGCTCCTCCTCCGGATGGAAGAAGGCCAGAAGAGATGGGCGGCGTGTGCCAAAGTATTGA
- a CDS encoding DUF5711 family protein — protein sequence MEDNKTNEKRKKKSRRHRRQQLKRVLIAALIVIAVVIIAVVVIQRRTYHKYSVQSSAKNEDVQSAGYVKLGDCVLKYASDGASLLNQKQETVWKQSYEMTDPVADVREETAVVADKEGTLMYIFKKDAPVGAVETSMPILKARVAQSGVVAAILQDGEKTWIDFYATDGSLIAENQTRIDSPGYPVDLAVSPDGKLIMISYLYVEDGQTTSYVAFYNFGDEGQGEIDNIVAGFTYDGVVVPQVVYLGSGVSAAFRDDGFSIYEGGSVPKEKTKKEIKTDIVSTFYNENYVGLVSKSDGKDEKYKMTVYDLSGKEKFSRSFNMEYKNIRISDDMIIMNNDSQVSMYSLSGIEKFNGNMDEGVIKDIFKMGSNRYILVSENGIKTIKLK from the coding sequence ATGGAAGATAATAAAACAAACGAAAAAAGAAAAAAGAAATCCCGCAGACACAGAAGGCAGCAGCTAAAGCGCGTCTTAATAGCTGCCCTGATCGTCATAGCTGTGGTCATTATCGCCGTGGTGGTAATACAGCGCAGAACATATCACAAGTATTCCGTACAGTCCTCAGCCAAGAATGAGGATGTACAGTCAGCCGGTTATGTAAAGCTTGGGGACTGTGTTCTCAAATATGCATCGGACGGTGCGTCACTGCTGAACCAGAAGCAGGAGACAGTCTGGAAGCAGAGCTATGAGATGACAGATCCCGTGGCGGACGTCCGGGAGGAGACAGCAGTGGTGGCTGACAAGGAAGGCACCCTGATGTATATCTTCAAGAAGGATGCTCCCGTAGGTGCTGTGGAGACCAGTATGCCGATCCTCAAGGCAAGAGTGGCTCAGAGTGGTGTAGTGGCAGCCATTCTCCAGGACGGAGAGAAGACATGGATTGATTTCTATGCCACAGACGGCAGCCTGATCGCAGAAAACCAGACCAGAATAGACAGCCCCGGATATCCGGTAGATTTGGCTGTTTCCCCTGACGGAAAGCTGATCATGATCTCCTATCTCTATGTGGAGGACGGACAGACCACCAGTTATGTGGCCTTTTATAATTTTGGCGATGAAGGACAGGGAGAGATTGACAATATCGTTGCCGGATTTACATATGACGGCGTAGTAGTTCCACAGGTGGTGTACCTGGGAAGCGGTGTTTCAGCGGCTTTCAGGGATGATGGATTCTCCATATATGAGGGCGGCAGTGTGCCCAAGGAGAAGACGAAAAAGGAGATCAAGACAGACATAGTCAGCACTTTTTATAATGAAAACTATGTGGGACTTGTTTCAAAAAGTGACGGGAAAGACGAGAAATACAAAATGACGGTATATGACCTTTCCGGAAAAGAAAAATTCAGCCGCAGTTTTAATATGGAATATAAGAATATCCGTATCAGTGATGATATGATCATTATGAATAATGACAGTCAGGTATCCATGTATTCTTTGAGCGGGATTGAGAAGTTCAATGGAAATATGGATGAGGGAGTCATCAAAGACATTTTCAAAATGGGTTCCAACCGGTATATTCTAGTGTCTGAGAATGGAATCAAGACGATCAAATTAAAATAG
- a CDS encoding LacI family DNA-binding transcriptional regulator, with protein MKKKVTSTDIAKAAGVSQATVSMVLNKKYNVSFSKETIQKVEETAREMGYNIPKRRPRKDAGNSRLIIVFCPTLTNPYYVMLLQGIEKVAKEKGYAVFTCDTQRELKLEEQYLKMMHTVIPAGIIYTFNPSPVYMSQVEELAKKIPLVIISNRERVEVDAINQDNTKVGSLMARHLLDLGHRDVAFIAPPLTKRQQQRSKRVAGFVEEYEKEGLGDHVIIKAADDALDDQLPSIDSEYRMGYNLTKEILAGPRKVTAFAGLNDMMAFGIMDALQEEKYKIPGDVSVLGCDNIIFSGMSHMSLTTIEHFVPLKGRDACDIIMRKIESFMNTYSDSEPTSIYHIEYEPKLIVRKTTGYVKQKQKKKKKTK; from the coding sequence ATGAAGAAGAAAGTGACGTCCACGGATATCGCCAAAGCAGCGGGAGTCTCCCAAGCTACGGTATCCATGGTGCTGAATAAAAAGTACAATGTCTCCTTCTCAAAAGAGACGATTCAGAAGGTGGAGGAGACTGCCCGGGAGATGGGATACAACATCCCAAAGAGACGTCCGAGAAAGGATGCCGGCAACAGCAGGCTGATCATAGTCTTCTGTCCAACGCTCACGAACCCTTATTATGTCATGCTTCTGCAGGGAATTGAAAAAGTGGCCAAGGAAAAAGGATACGCGGTCTTCACCTGTGACACCCAGAGAGAGTTAAAGCTGGAGGAACAGTACCTGAAGATGATGCACACCGTTATCCCGGCGGGTATCATCTATACCTTTAACCCGAGTCCTGTATACATGTCACAGGTGGAGGAATTGGCAAAGAAAATCCCATTGGTCATTATAAGCAACAGGGAGCGGGTGGAAGTGGATGCCATCAATCAGGACAATACCAAGGTGGGAAGCCTTATGGCCAGACATCTTCTGGACTTAGGACACCGGGACGTGGCCTTTATCGCGCCTCCTCTCACGAAAAGGCAGCAGCAGCGCTCAAAGCGTGTGGCAGGATTTGTGGAGGAGTATGAGAAAGAGGGTCTGGGTGACCATGTCATCATAAAAGCGGCAGATGACGCTCTGGATGACCAGCTGCCGAGCATTGACTCGGAATACAGGATGGGGTATAACCTGACAAAAGAGATCCTGGCAGGGCCGAGAAAGGTAACTGCATTTGCAGGTCTCAACGACATGATGGCCTTTGGCATCATGGATGCTCTCCAGGAGGAAAAATATAAGATTCCCGGTGACGTGTCTGTTCTTGGCTGCGACAATATCATATTTTCCGGTATGTCACATATGTCTCTCACTACCATAGAGCACTTTGTTCCGCTTAAAGGGCGCGATGCCTGCGACATTATCATGCGCAAGATTGAATCCTTCATGAATACATATTCTGACAGTGAACCCACCAGCATCTATCATATTGAGTATGAGCCGAAGCTGATCGTACGCAAGACTACAGGCTATGTAAAACAAAAGCAGAAAAAGAAGAAAAAAACAAAATAA